Proteins from one Natrinema salinisoli genomic window:
- a CDS encoding SCO family protein yields MDRRTYLGTVGIAGLSSGAGCLGGALTGNTGNPDTVLGPPEQDLSEATHPSYGEEFPAISLPDPLTGETVSTDQFEGDRTVLMTLFYTMCPDGVCPQLILRLRRAQAVAAEEGYGDDAAFLAMTFDPERDGEDELRTFADQQGVDLDAGNWHFLRPTEYETGKEIVSEDLGLPFKKEFGNEYEELEYTFPHFPYIFLVNEGGFVERTYPKGSTMEISRLVDDFETVVTG; encoded by the coding sequence ATGGACCGGCGGACATATCTCGGCACAGTCGGAATCGCAGGACTCTCGAGTGGTGCCGGCTGTCTCGGTGGGGCCCTCACGGGGAACACGGGCAACCCCGATACCGTGCTCGGACCTCCGGAGCAAGACCTGAGTGAGGCGACCCATCCGAGTTACGGCGAGGAGTTCCCCGCGATCAGTCTACCCGATCCCTTGACCGGTGAAACGGTCTCGACTGATCAGTTCGAAGGGGATCGGACCGTTCTGATGACCCTCTTCTACACGATGTGCCCGGATGGCGTCTGTCCGCAGTTGATTCTCCGATTACGGCGCGCACAGGCGGTGGCGGCCGAAGAGGGGTACGGCGACGACGCCGCATTCCTCGCGATGACGTTCGATCCGGAGCGGGACGGTGAAGACGAACTGCGAACGTTCGCCGATCAACAGGGAGTCGATCTCGATGCCGGGAACTGGCACTTTCTGCGACCGACGGAGTACGAGACGGGGAAAGAGATCGTCAGCGAAGATTTGGGCCTTCCGTTCAAGAAAGAGTTCGGCAACGAGTACGAGGAACTCGAGTACACCTTCCCGCACTTCCCCTATATCTTCCTCGTAAACGAGGGGGGGTTCGTCGAGCGAACGTACCCGAAGGGATCGACCATGGAGATTTCACGGCTGGTCGACGACTTCGAAACGGTGGTGACGGGATAG
- a CDS encoding universal stress protein, with protein sequence MYQDLLLATDGSDAAHRATEHGIELARGLEADLHVLSVSEDGPQAAEKQDRLRSDPEDEAVAAAEHAKESADREGVEATTDVRHGVPQEQIVDYAETNDVDMIIVGTAGRSGLDHLISGSVAEEIVRNAPVPVLTVRDDS encoded by the coding sequence ATGTACCAGGACTTGCTGCTCGCGACAGACGGGAGCGACGCCGCCCACCGCGCGACCGAGCACGGAATCGAACTCGCGAGGGGGCTCGAGGCTGACCTGCACGTCCTGTCGGTATCGGAGGACGGTCCGCAGGCCGCGGAGAAACAGGACAGATTACGATCGGATCCGGAGGACGAGGCCGTGGCGGCGGCAGAACACGCCAAAGAGTCGGCGGATCGCGAGGGAGTCGAGGCGACGACCGACGTCCGCCACGGAGTCCCGCAGGAGCAGATCGTCGACTACGCGGAGACCAACGACGTCGATATGATCATCGTCGGGACTGCCGGCCGATCCGGCCTCGACCACCTGATCTCGGGCAGCGTCGCCGAGGAAATCGTCCGAAACGCACCGGTTCCAGTGCTCACGGTCCGGGACGATTCCTGA
- a CDS encoding Cdc6/Cdc18 family protein, protein MSSSGDDLFTRDDPIFENKELLEINHLPAEGRIVGRDDEISELANAVNPAIFGQSPSNLLIYGKTGTGKSLCAKYISERAVRVAGDEDVTSAFAYVDCAQDNTETQAVQTIAHSLNEPAVTDVRIPDKGLSTSTYYKRLWTVLDSQYDVVLVILDEVDKLDDDDILMQLSRAGEAGKLESCKIGVIGISNKIKYKDRLDERVKSSLCEREFVFPPYDANQLRTIMEARSDAFKDGVLEPSVIPRAAALAAREHGDARKAIDILRYAGEIAQSKGSDTVREEFVVQARERAETDRFRELIRGSTPHSRHVLQALAVLSLNSADEDGFRTTKIYDVYEEICRQERSEPLSLRRVRDLLKEHAFLDILEQARRSGGSAEGSYTEHQLLEDPDVVRKVLVETDGA, encoded by the coding sequence ATGTCCAGTTCCGGCGACGATCTGTTCACTCGCGACGACCCGATCTTCGAGAACAAGGAACTCCTCGAGATCAACCACCTGCCCGCGGAAGGGCGAATCGTCGGTCGGGACGACGAGATTTCGGAGCTCGCGAACGCGGTCAATCCGGCGATCTTCGGACAGAGTCCGAGCAACCTCCTCATTTACGGCAAGACGGGAACGGGAAAGTCCCTCTGTGCGAAGTACATCTCGGAACGGGCCGTCCGCGTTGCGGGGGACGAAGACGTCACGTCGGCTTTCGCCTACGTCGACTGCGCTCAGGATAACACGGAAACGCAGGCCGTCCAGACCATCGCCCACTCGTTGAACGAACCGGCGGTCACCGACGTCCGAATCCCGGACAAGGGGCTCAGCACCTCGACGTACTACAAGCGTCTCTGGACGGTACTGGATTCCCAGTACGACGTCGTCCTCGTCATCCTGGACGAGGTCGACAAGCTCGACGACGACGACATCCTGATGCAACTCTCGCGCGCGGGCGAGGCCGGCAAGCTCGAGTCGTGCAAGATCGGCGTGATCGGGATCAGTAACAAGATCAAGTACAAGGACCGGCTGGACGAGCGGGTCAAGTCCAGCCTCTGTGAGCGCGAGTTCGTCTTCCCGCCGTACGACGCAAACCAGCTCCGAACCATCATGGAAGCCCGCAGCGACGCGTTCAAGGACGGCGTGCTCGAGCCGTCGGTCATCCCTCGAGCCGCGGCGCTGGCCGCCCGTGAGCACGGCGATGCGCGGAAGGCGATCGACATCCTCCGGTACGCCGGCGAGATCGCCCAGTCGAAGGGGAGCGATACCGTTCGAGAGGAATTCGTCGTCCAGGCTCGCGAACGCGCCGAAACCGATCGCTTTCGGGAGCTCATCCGCGGCTCGACGCCCCATTCCAGGCACGTCCTGCAGGCGCTGGCGGTCCTCTCGCTCAACAGCGCCGACGAGGACGGGTTCCGGACGACGAAAATTTACGACGTCTACGAGGAGATCTGTCGACAGGAGCGGTCCGAGCCCCTCTCCCTGCGACGGGTGCGGGATCTGCTGAAAGAACACGCGTTCCTCGATATCCTCGAGCAGGCCCGCCGGAGCGGCGGGAGTGCGGAGGGGAGTTACACCGAACACCAGTTGCTCGAGGACCCGGACGTCGTGCGGAAGGTTCTCGTCGAAACGGACGGCGCGTAG
- a CDS encoding cytochrome c biogenesis protein CcdA translates to MVDAGLAATITFGLLSGVGTFFSPCSYPLLPGYVGFYVSQTDGDQASLGGALSRGLVAGIGALVTLAALLGATFWVGNETLSRITLFEVVAGVLLIVFGLLIVFDRAPSPSVALPKRRSSVLGFAIFGVGYALAAAGCVAAIFFGVVARALSLPTTSAAILLGTYVGSFVVLMVSLTVATGMGLVANAGRFSAYSGTLKRLAGAVMIVAGVGQLYLAIVVLDVL, encoded by the coding sequence ATGGTCGACGCGGGGCTCGCCGCGACGATCACCTTCGGACTCCTCTCGGGAGTAGGGACCTTCTTTTCGCCGTGTTCGTACCCACTTCTGCCGGGCTACGTCGGCTTTTACGTCAGTCAGACCGACGGCGATCAGGCGTCGCTCGGCGGCGCACTGAGCCGCGGACTCGTCGCGGGTATCGGGGCGCTCGTCACCCTCGCCGCCTTGCTCGGGGCGACGTTCTGGGTCGGCAACGAGACGCTGTCACGTATCACGTTGTTCGAAGTGGTTGCCGGCGTCCTGTTGATCGTCTTCGGCCTCTTGATCGTCTTCGACCGTGCCCCGTCTCCGTCGGTCGCCCTCCCCAAACGACGCTCGAGCGTGCTCGGATTCGCCATCTTCGGCGTCGGCTACGCGCTGGCGGCGGCGGGCTGTGTCGCGGCGATATTCTTCGGCGTGGTCGCCCGTGCGCTCTCGCTACCGACGACATCGGCGGCGATCCTCCTCGGAACGTACGTCGGAAGTTTCGTCGTCCTCATGGTCTCGTTGACCGTCGCGACGGGAATGGGCCTCGTCGCGAACGCTGGGCGATTCAGCGCGTACTCCGGGACCCTGAAGCGGCTCGCAGGTGCGGTCATGATCGTCGCCGGTGTCGGCCAGCTGTACCTCGCAATCGTCGTTCTCGACGTGCTGTAA
- a CDS encoding bacterio-opsin activator domain-containing protein, whose product MSDVTQTVVGDSICVLVVGDSEPADEAMSALAARLEGVLLLRERTLEGARERLLDRDVHCLVCPFAVGDGATPEQTFDRLAEGADERPIIALTDDEHASRALEAGASDIVDPDDSPDLLTARIRNAAERERYRLAAEKSDRRYRSILEHAAAVVWVLDPTGEIEYASPAVESRMGYTPTELERTGLSRLVHPDDRAAARDTLAAVAAAPVGTTERVSLRLGHADGTWHVAELTVVNRLEDPTVDGIVVTRTDAGAPTGAAADAARTGIDRLTDPFFTLGPQGEIRYANRAARRFFAAISGREVGDEIPTGTIVWELFPDDIGATVADRIREAETTESLVEFETPVPPLETRLDVAVYPGDDGVSVYAKDRSPATGTSATAADRDRIELLEAVVDGLDDGIAVLEGSTVELANRALLELAETDALVGRPLEELFDDELAETVRERAESPVVRWMDPCTGELATDASRPRPVDVFVAPLPDPDRTLCIVRDRRGSRGAALSTIQRTAIDLRNAETPSGVRESITGAIREYADADVAIWYRVDDRLRPAAVTTAAPVSGSDQSGIEPPSLRPDAIPLADLLDGEEPSVHDRPSFDDALERIGLRAERVLAVPIADRGIVLATSTEPMAFDGVDTGPLETLSATAVVALERLEYADGLRTCRHDRDRLQTTVTGVEQVWDAARSMLDADTREAVERQLCEAIVSLPPFESADGIELAWVGRLDSARETVVPETWAGRDGEFLEETPLSLDSSAESPTATAAATRESVLREDLETGVASRGDDGEGEQWRQHLLERGFRSSLSLPLESGEFCYGTCTAYATGSAAFDDTTRRACEHLTTIAGAVIGAIETKRALLADRITELEVALRDDSDALSSIAHRIDRRIDVQAVIPRSSGGSTVFCSVEDADSGAIRDAIESLPAVDRISVAEGRNGETVLEIGLSESADPHIARSVAENGGVLRSLTPVDDRTRLTIELGQSVGVRPFLRALEQSHPDPELVARRERDRSPRSVRPFDTLAEHLSERQRRTLEAAYYSGFFDWPREHTGEEVAESLGISQPTFSRHLRIAQRKLFALLFDESRDE is encoded by the coding sequence ATGAGCGACGTCACCCAAACCGTCGTCGGCGATTCCATCTGCGTGCTGGTCGTCGGCGATTCCGAGCCCGCGGACGAGGCGATGAGCGCACTCGCCGCTCGCCTCGAGGGCGTTTTGTTGCTCAGGGAACGGACCCTCGAGGGCGCACGTGAGCGACTCCTCGACCGCGACGTTCACTGTCTCGTCTGTCCGTTCGCCGTCGGCGACGGGGCGACGCCGGAGCAGACGTTCGATCGACTTGCGGAGGGAGCCGACGAACGGCCGATCATCGCGCTCACGGACGACGAACACGCTTCGCGGGCGCTCGAGGCCGGTGCGAGCGATATCGTCGATCCGGACGACTCCCCCGACCTGCTGACCGCTCGCATCAGGAACGCTGCCGAGCGGGAGCGGTACCGACTGGCCGCCGAGAAATCGGACCGACGGTACCGATCGATCCTCGAACACGCCGCGGCGGTCGTCTGGGTCCTCGATCCGACCGGGGAAATCGAGTACGCGAGTCCCGCAGTCGAATCGCGGATGGGGTACACGCCGACCGAACTCGAGCGAACGGGACTCTCCAGGCTCGTCCATCCGGACGATCGCGCGGCCGCCCGAGACACGCTCGCAGCCGTCGCCGCAGCCCCGGTCGGAACGACGGAGCGAGTCTCCCTCCGGCTCGGCCACGCCGACGGCACGTGGCACGTCGCGGAACTGACCGTCGTGAACCGGCTCGAGGATCCGACCGTCGACGGGATCGTCGTTACCCGGACGGACGCGGGAGCGCCGACCGGCGCGGCCGCAGACGCCGCCCGAACGGGGATCGACCGGCTCACGGATCCGTTTTTCACGCTCGGTCCGCAGGGCGAAATCCGGTACGCCAATCGGGCAGCAAGACGGTTCTTCGCAGCCATCAGCGGCCGAGAGGTCGGCGACGAGATCCCGACGGGAACGATCGTCTGGGAGTTGTTCCCCGACGACATCGGCGCGACGGTAGCCGACCGGATCCGCGAGGCCGAGACGACGGAGTCGCTCGTCGAGTTCGAAACGCCCGTTCCCCCTCTCGAGACGCGGCTCGACGTCGCCGTGTATCCCGGCGACGATGGCGTTTCCGTCTACGCGAAAGATCGCTCACCCGCGACCGGGACGTCCGCAACCGCCGCGGACCGCGACCGGATCGAGCTCCTCGAGGCGGTCGTCGACGGGCTGGACGACGGCATCGCCGTCCTCGAGGGATCGACGGTCGAGCTGGCGAACCGTGCCCTGTTGGAACTCGCCGAGACGGACGCGCTGGTCGGCCGGCCCCTCGAGGAGTTGTTCGACGACGAGCTCGCGGAGACGGTTCGAGAGCGAGCCGAATCGCCGGTCGTCAGGTGGATGGATCCCTGTACGGGCGAGCTCGCGACCGACGCGAGCCGGCCGCGCCCGGTCGACGTTTTCGTCGCGCCGCTCCCCGATCCGGACCGAACGCTCTGTATTGTCCGCGACAGGCGAGGCTCTCGCGGCGCCGCGCTATCGACGATCCAGCGGACCGCAATCGACCTCCGTAACGCGGAGACGCCGTCCGGCGTCAGGGAGTCGATCACCGGTGCGATCCGCGAGTACGCCGACGCCGACGTCGCGATCTGGTACCGGGTCGACGACCGCCTCCGTCCGGCGGCAGTGACGACGGCGGCGCCGGTCTCCGGTAGCGATCAGTCGGGAATCGAACCGCCGTCGCTCCGTCCGGACGCGATTCCGCTGGCCGATCTCCTCGACGGCGAGGAGCCGAGCGTCCACGATCGTCCGAGCTTCGACGACGCCCTCGAGCGGATCGGCCTCCGGGCCGAACGGGTTCTGGCGGTGCCGATCGCGGATCGCGGGATCGTCCTCGCGACCAGTACGGAGCCGATGGCGTTCGACGGGGTCGATACGGGACCGCTCGAAACGCTCTCCGCGACCGCCGTCGTGGCACTCGAGCGGCTCGAATACGCCGACGGCCTTCGAACCTGTCGGCACGATCGGGATCGATTGCAGACCACTGTGACCGGAGTCGAACAGGTGTGGGACGCAGCACGATCGATGCTGGACGCCGACACGCGCGAGGCCGTCGAACGGCAGCTTTGCGAGGCGATCGTCTCGCTGCCCCCGTTCGAGTCGGCCGATGGGATCGAACTCGCCTGGGTCGGCCGCCTGGATTCGGCTCGAGAGACGGTCGTCCCGGAGACGTGGGCCGGTCGCGACGGCGAGTTCCTCGAGGAGACGCCGCTCTCGCTGGATTCGTCCGCGGAGTCGCCGACGGCCACCGCGGCGGCCACCCGCGAATCGGTCCTACGCGAGGATCTCGAAACCGGTGTTGCCAGTCGGGGAGACGACGGAGAGGGGGAGCAATGGCGGCAGCACCTCCTCGAACGCGGCTTTCGGTCGTCACTGAGTCTCCCGCTCGAGTCCGGCGAGTTCTGCTACGGAACGTGTACTGCGTACGCGACCGGCTCGGCGGCGTTCGACGACACCACTCGACGGGCCTGCGAACACCTCACGACGATCGCGGGCGCAGTGATCGGCGCGATCGAGACGAAGCGCGCGCTACTTGCAGATCGGATCACGGAACTCGAGGTCGCCCTCCGGGACGACTCGGACGCGCTATCGTCGATCGCGCACCGTATCGACCGACGGATCGACGTGCAGGCCGTGATTCCGCGATCCTCGGGCGGATCGACGGTGTTCTGTTCCGTCGAAGACGCCGATTCGGGTGCGATTCGGGACGCGATCGAATCGCTGCCGGCCGTCGATCGGATCTCGGTCGCCGAGGGCAGGAACGGAGAGACGGTTCTCGAGATCGGACTGAGCGAATCCGCCGACCCGCACATCGCCCGGTCGGTTGCGGAGAACGGTGGCGTTCTTCGGTCGCTCACGCCGGTCGACGACCGAACCAGGCTCACGATCGAACTGGGACAGTCGGTCGGCGTCCGGCCGTTCCTTCGAGCGCTCGAGCAGTCCCATCCGGACCCGGAGTTGGTCGCGCGCCGGGAGCGCGATCGATCACCGCGTTCGGTCCGGCCGTTCGATACGCTGGCCGAGCACCTGTCCGAGCGACAACGGCGGACGCTCGAGGCGGCCTACTACAGCGGCTTCTTCGACTGGCCCCGCGAGCACACCGGCGAGGAAGTCGCCGAATCCCTCGGGATCTCACAGCCCACGTTCAGCCGTCACCTCAGGATCGCCCAGCGGAAACTGTTCGCGCTGTTGTTCGACGAGTCCCGCGACGAGTGA
- a CDS encoding TlpA family protein disulfide reductase, translating into MRRRDVLAGIGSLGIIGGAGALAIHGPPSFDDGAEEANPTADPLVIETVDAPGSEAGEVRIPASDRATFIDFFGTWCGPCIEQMPALAEANDRLGDEVRFISVTNEAVGRSVTREELADWWRKHDGDWLLGIDPTAELSAEYSIGGVPYAVAIDSSGRVQWSEAGRKSADELVAGIERALETDTGESGDQ; encoded by the coding sequence ATGCGCAGGCGGGACGTGCTCGCTGGAATCGGAAGCCTAGGTATCATCGGAGGCGCGGGAGCCCTGGCGATACACGGCCCGCCGTCGTTTGACGACGGTGCCGAGGAGGCGAACCCGACCGCCGACCCGCTCGTGATCGAGACGGTCGACGCACCGGGAAGCGAGGCCGGGGAAGTCCGAATCCCGGCTTCCGACCGGGCGACGTTCATCGATTTCTTCGGAACGTGGTGTGGTCCCTGTATCGAACAGATGCCCGCGCTCGCCGAGGCGAACGACCGACTCGGTGACGAGGTGCGTTTCATCTCGGTTACGAACGAAGCGGTCGGACGCTCGGTGACGAGGGAGGAACTCGCCGACTGGTGGCGAAAACACGACGGAGACTGGCTCTTGGGGATCGATCCGACCGCGGAACTGAGCGCCGAGTACTCCATCGGCGGGGTTCCCTACGCCGTGGCGATCGACTCGTCGGGGCGCGTTCAGTGGTCGGAAGCGGGCAGGAAGTCCGCGGACGAACTCGTCGCCGGCATCGAACGCGCCCTCGAGACCGATACCGGCGAAAGCGGGGACCAGTAG
- a CDS encoding transposase: protein MSRHQCPNCLEESAAEIDRSVTDAGLRRRFECRDCGHEWDVIF from the coding sequence GTGAGCCGACACCAGTGTCCGAACTGCCTCGAGGAGTCGGCAGCGGAGATCGATCGATCGGTGACTGATGCCGGGTTACGGCGACGGTTCGAGTGTCGGGACTGCGGGCACGAGTGGGACGTGATCTTTTGA
- a CDS encoding iron transporter — translation MNRRRFLRGTAAIGAVGTAGIAGCLERLGFEEESALANPPLVENRPDAVYLPASSEEMGMYGSATDGDYAVALSYTFPHRFWTVEATSDGKQLVEVEADDSLHLMATLWDRETGTVLPVDMRIEIRQDGSPIDGGTLSPWPMISQRMGFHYGDNVRLPGEGEYTIHVRAGPVTLDRVGAFEDRLDSAASLAIDFEYVRSDINGLSFDSIEPDRRGSPDALPLMNHGEGGHSGNESGNGDGGSGHVPTGQAPKIENLPGDHLGTERSGDAKIPLIATDADRFTDDGTYLAVSPRTPYNDIILPFTSLSASVERDGSTLRKGSLTETLDGEFGHHYGLEVDELTDGDRVTVLIDSPPQVSRHDGYETAFFEFEALTYTV, via the coding sequence ATGAATCGCCGGCGTTTCCTCCGCGGGACAGCAGCGATCGGAGCCGTCGGGACCGCCGGTATCGCCGGCTGTCTCGAACGACTCGGGTTCGAAGAGGAGTCCGCATTGGCGAACCCGCCGCTCGTCGAAAACCGCCCAGATGCCGTCTACCTCCCGGCCTCGAGCGAGGAGATGGGGATGTACGGCTCGGCGACCGACGGCGACTACGCCGTCGCGCTCTCGTATACCTTTCCCCACCGGTTCTGGACCGTCGAGGCCACCAGCGACGGGAAACAGCTCGTCGAGGTCGAGGCCGACGACAGCCTCCATCTCATGGCCACCCTCTGGGATCGGGAAACGGGCACCGTCCTTCCGGTGGACATGCGAATCGAGATCCGCCAGGACGGATCGCCGATCGACGGCGGGACCCTCTCACCCTGGCCCATGATTTCCCAGCGGATGGGCTTTCACTACGGCGACAACGTCCGGCTCCCCGGGGAAGGCGAGTACACCATCCACGTTCGAGCCGGCCCGGTTACGCTCGATCGGGTCGGCGCGTTCGAAGACCGATTGGATTCCGCGGCCTCGCTCGCGATCGACTTCGAGTACGTCCGATCGGACATCAACGGCCTCTCGTTCGACTCGATCGAACCGGACCGGCGAGGAAGCCCCGATGCGCTCCCGCTGATGAACCACGGCGAGGGAGGGCACAGCGGAAACGAGTCCGGGAACGGTGACGGTGGCTCCGGTCACGTACCGACGGGACAGGCACCGAAGATCGAGAACCTTCCCGGCGACCACCTCGGGACCGAACGGAGCGGCGACGCGAAGATCCCCCTGATCGCGACCGACGCCGATCGATTCACCGACGACGGCACCTATCTGGCCGTCTCTCCCAGAACGCCGTACAACGACATTATCCTTCCATTTACGTCCCTCTCCGCGAGCGTCGAACGCGACGGTTCGACCCTCCGCAAGGGTTCACTCACCGAAACGCTGGACGGCGAGTTCGGCCATCACTACGGGCTCGAGGTCGACGAGCTCACCGACGGTGATCGCGTGACGGTTTTGATCGACTCGCCGCCGCAGGTATCACGTCACGACGGCTACGAGACGGCCTTTTTCGAGTTCGAAGCGCTGACGTACACTGTATGA
- a CDS encoding M24 family metallopeptidase has translation MKSPFERRIAACQRRLADGNADLLVCFPSPNLTYLTGFEESPSERHLLLFVPKQGDPALVAPTMYEDQLAALPVPSLQLHPWNDADDPIEAVESVLEEYSIGRPNSESATVLVDDRLWATFTQDLRELLPDADFGLASTVLEPLRVRKDDVELEALRRAGAVADRVSLAIRERGDGLIGKTESELATEIERSLAAEGGEEPAFETIVAAGPNGARPHHHSGSRAITAGDPIVLDFGAFVPAALESGTGQYPGDQTRTIVVGEPPAEYERVHETVMEAQQAAVDAVEPGVTAGSIDRAARSVIEEAGYGDAFVHRTGHGVGLEVHEPPYIVAGNDRELEPGMVFSVEPGIYLEGEFGVRIEDLVVVTENGAERLNETPRGWETGIE, from the coding sequence ATGAAATCGCCGTTCGAACGCCGGATCGCCGCCTGCCAGCGACGACTCGCGGACGGGAACGCGGACCTGCTCGTCTGCTTTCCGAGTCCGAATCTGACCTATCTGACCGGCTTCGAGGAGTCCCCGTCCGAACGACACCTGTTGCTGTTCGTTCCCAAACAGGGCGATCCCGCGCTCGTCGCGCCGACGATGTACGAGGACCAATTGGCCGCGCTTCCGGTCCCGTCCCTGCAATTGCACCCGTGGAACGACGCCGACGATCCGATCGAGGCTGTCGAAAGCGTGCTCGAGGAGTACTCGATCGGTAGGCCGAATTCCGAATCAGCGACCGTCCTCGTCGACGATCGTCTGTGGGCGACGTTCACGCAGGACCTCCGGGAACTACTCCCCGACGCCGACTTCGGGCTCGCGAGTACCGTCCTCGAGCCGCTCCGGGTTCGAAAGGACGACGTCGAACTCGAGGCGCTCCGGCGGGCGGGCGCGGTCGCGGATCGCGTCTCGCTCGCGATTCGCGAGCGCGGGGACGGGCTCATCGGCAAGACCGAGTCGGAACTGGCGACCGAAATCGAACGGTCGCTCGCCGCGGAGGGCGGCGAGGAACCGGCGTTCGAAACGATCGTCGCCGCCGGCCCGAACGGGGCGCGGCCACACCACCACAGCGGCTCGCGAGCGATCACCGCCGGCGACCCGATCGTGCTGGACTTCGGCGCGTTCGTCCCGGCCGCGCTCGAGTCGGGGACGGGCCAATATCCGGGCGATCAGACGCGGACGATCGTCGTCGGCGAGCCGCCCGCCGAGTACGAGCGGGTCCACGAGACGGTCATGGAGGCACAGCAGGCGGCGGTCGACGCCGTCGAACCGGGCGTCACGGCCGGCTCGATCGATCGCGCCGCCCGCTCGGTCATCGAGGAAGCCGGCTACGGCGATGCGTTCGTCCACCGAACCGGACACGGGGTCGGCCTCGAGGTCCACGAGCCGCCGTACATCGTCGCGGGCAACGACCGCGAACTCGAACCGGGAATGGTCTTCAGCGTCGAACCGGGAATCTACCTCGAGGGCGAGTTCGGCGTCAGGATCGAGGATCTCGTCGTCGTGACCGAGAACGGGGCCGAGCGACTGAACGAGACGCCGCGCGGGTGGGAGACTGGTATCGAGTGA